The proteins below come from a single Acidobacteriota bacterium genomic window:
- a CDS encoding CopG family transcriptional regulator — translation MDKEFTSVMIPTALYKKIEEAIRGTEIASVSSYIANVLSESLTRRESSEEVFSKEDEDKVKDRLKALGYID, via the coding sequence ATGGACAAGGAATTCACCTCCGTCATGATCCCCACGGCTCTTTACAAAAAGATCGAGGAGGCCATCCGGGGAACGGAGATCGCCTCCGTATCGAGCTATATCGCCAACGTTCTCAGCGAAAGCCTGACTCGCCGGGAATCTTCGGAAGAGGTCTTCAGCAAGGAAGATGAAGACAAGGTCAAGGACCGTCTGAAAGCCCTCGGCTATATCGACTGA
- a CDS encoding alkaline phosphatase family protein, translating into MKGRKVVVVGLDSAPAGIVFDRAEEFPVLKALMDKGVHGLLRSSDPPITIPAWMVMATGRDPGQLGLYGFRHRRGYAYDKMWIANSTAVRAPKIWDIIGRAGGHSCLVSVPPSYPPYPVAGNLISCFITPGKEREYTYPAGLRDEIEQRFGPYIFDVVFRTDDRDQILAEIYRMTEQRFQIMTWLMENKPWDLFMFVEIGVDRIQHAFWKYTDPEHHLFEPGNRYQNVILDYYRFIDGKIGGLLAQAGDDAVVLVVSDHGAKRMKGAFCVNEWLIDAGELAVRNRPAVPTSVDDLDIDWTRTKAWAWGGYYARIFLNVEGREPRGIIKPEDYEMERDRLEKRLLALRGPNGEEWKTRVIRPQSHYREVNGEYPDLMVYFDDLYWRSAGTLGHGTMFLPENDTGPDDAVHAQEGIYILRDPMRRPGGRRDADILDIAPTVLDRMGLSVPEEMSGKILG; encoded by the coding sequence ATGAAGGGAAGAAAAGTCGTCGTCGTCGGGCTGGACTCCGCACCGGCGGGCATCGTCTTTGACAGGGCCGAAGAATTTCCTGTTCTGAAGGCGCTCATGGACAAAGGCGTCCATGGCCTTCTTCGGAGTTCCGATCCCCCGATCACGATTCCGGCCTGGATGGTCATGGCCACCGGACGGGATCCCGGACAACTCGGCCTTTACGGATTCCGCCACCGCCGGGGGTACGCCTATGACAAGATGTGGATCGCCAATTCCACGGCGGTCCGGGCTCCGAAGATCTGGGACATCATCGGCCGGGCCGGGGGACACAGTTGCCTGGTCAGTGTCCCGCCCAGCTATCCGCCCTATCCGGTTGCCGGTAACCTGATCTCCTGCTTCATCACGCCCGGCAAGGAGCGCGAATACACTTATCCGGCCGGTTTGAGAGACGAGATTGAACAGAGGTTCGGTCCCTACATATTCGATGTCGTTTTCCGGACGGACGACCGAGATCAGATTCTGGCCGAAATCTACCGCATGACCGAACAACGATTCCAGATCATGACCTGGCTCATGGAAAACAAACCCTGGGACCTGTTCATGTTCGTCGAAATCGGCGTGGACCGCATCCAGCATGCCTTCTGGAAATACACCGATCCGGAACACCACCTCTTCGAGCCGGGAAACCGTTACCAAAACGTCATCTTGGATTATTACAGGTTTATCGACGGAAAAATCGGCGGTCTTCTCGCCCAGGCCGGGGATGACGCCGTCGTCCTTGTCGTTTCCGATCATGGCGCCAAACGCATGAAAGGCGCGTTCTGTGTCAACGAGTGGCTGATCGACGCCGGAGAGCTGGCCGTCCGGAATCGGCCGGCCGTCCCGACGAGCGTCGACGACCTCGACATCGACTGGACGCGGACCAAGGCTTGGGCCTGGGGAGGTTATTACGCCCGCATCTTTCTCAACGTTGAGGGACGCGAACCCCGAGGCATCATCAAGCCTGAAGACTACGAGATGGAACGGGATCGTCTGGAAAAACGGCTGCTCGCGCTTCGCGGTCCGAACGGCGAGGAATGGAAAACCCGGGTGATCCGGCCCCAGAGCCACTATAGAGAGGTGAACGGCGAGTATCCGGATCTCATGGTCTATTTCGACGACCTCTATTGGAGATCGGCGGGAACTCTCGGTCACGGAACGATGTTTCTGCCGGAAAACGATACGGGGCCGGATGATGCCGTGCATGCCCAGGAGGGCATCTACATTCTCCGTGACCCGATGAGGAGGCCGGGAGGCCGGCGGGATGCCGACATTCTGGACATCGCGCCGACCGTTCTCGATCGAATGGGCCTGTCCGTGCCCGAAGAGATGTCGGGCAAAATTCTGGGTTGA
- a CDS encoding PhoH family protein, producing MEKIIHPCIQKTVFSGVLDRNLKKMEKRLGVSLSIRGDLLVIDGDPDKTAFARTFFDKIQELENKGHTLKEEDLHIVLDILEAGPAPTWDTFVPSQPLSLSRKSVNPKSLNQKTYLEAIRTHDLVFGIGPAGTGKTYLAMAMALSFLQEKKVERIVLTRPAVEAGERLGFLPGDMYQKINPYLRPLYDALFDLSRQEQANRLIEKGVIEIAPLAYMRGRTLNSAFIILDEAQNTTREQMKMILTRTGLESKLVVTADVTQIDLPDPGKSGVLHAVSVLSSLKDVAFVRFDDRDVVRHPLVRKIIAAYQKWESRDG from the coding sequence ATGGAAAAAATCATCCACCCCTGTATCCAGAAGACCGTTTTTTCCGGGGTTCTGGACCGCAATCTGAAAAAAATGGAAAAGCGCCTGGGCGTCAGTCTGTCCATCCGGGGCGATCTCCTCGTGATCGACGGCGATCCCGATAAGACGGCCTTCGCCCGAACATTTTTCGACAAGATCCAGGAACTCGAAAACAAGGGGCACACCCTGAAGGAGGAAGACCTCCACATCGTGCTGGACATCCTCGAGGCCGGACCGGCTCCGACCTGGGACACGTTTGTTCCCTCCCAGCCCCTGAGCCTGTCCCGGAAATCCGTCAATCCCAAAAGCCTCAATCAGAAAACCTATCTGGAGGCCATCCGCACTCATGACCTGGTGTTCGGAATCGGCCCGGCCGGGACGGGAAAAACCTATCTGGCCATGGCCATGGCTTTGTCGTTTCTCCAGGAGAAAAAAGTCGAACGGATCGTCCTGACCCGGCCGGCCGTGGAAGCCGGAGAGCGCTTGGGATTTCTGCCCGGAGACATGTATCAGAAGATCAATCCCTATCTCCGGCCGCTCTATGACGCCCTCTTCGATCTGTCCCGGCAGGAACAGGCCAATCGTCTGATCGAAAAAGGCGTGATCGAGATCGCTCCGCTGGCCTACATGCGCGGCCGGACGCTGAATTCCGCTTTCATTATTCTGGACGAGGCCCAGAATACCACTCGGGAACAGATGAAAATGATCCTGACCCGAACCGGCCTGGAATCCAAACTCGTCGTCACGGCCGACGTGACCCAGATCGATCTGCCCGATCCCGGAAAATCCGGAGTTCTTCACGCCGTATCCGTTCTCTCATCCCTCAAGGACGTCGCTTTCGTTCGTTTCGACGACAGGGATGTTGTCCGCCATCCCCTGGTCCGCAAAATCATCGCGGCC